The sequence below is a genomic window from Tubulanus polymorphus chromosome 1, tnTubPoly1.2, whole genome shotgun sequence.
GTGAAAAATCCGCTAATgttgagcatagcggcagcaccgtacagTATAGTTTACTGACACTAAATCAGTGGCGAATGAAGGGCTTTTATTTTAGACTGCAGTAGATTAATTATCTTTTTGGGATGGTTTGACCCTTGATTGCACCAAACACCTGAGAGGTCGAGGCATTCCAGAAGTGAGTGGAGACTTGTGAACCAGTTCTGGCCACTCTGAgtcagcatcagtaattactggtttcGAGCCCGGgacaccctgtacatcctctattcagcatcaagaccactctgaatcagtgtcagtaattactgggttcgaacccgggacatcgCTGTACATCCTCTTTTTATCATCAGGACCAATCTGAGTCGGTATCAGTAATAACTGGGTTCGAACTCGGGGGCACCcttacatcctctattcagcatcaggaccactctgaatcagtgtcagttaTTACTGCCTTCGAACTCGGGGCATCCTTgaacatcctctattcagtatcaggaccactctgagtcagcatcagtaattactggtttcgaacccgggacatccctgtacatcctctattcaacatcaggaccactctgaatcagtatcagtaattactaggTTCCAACCCGGGACATCCCTGTACATTCTCTATTGGAATTAGGCCAACTCTGATTCCGCTAGTTGACCGTACCACAATTTGTATCCGATTGAGCCGTTCGATGATTGGCTTAACATGTCTCCCCGCGAAATTTAAAATGGCTTGTATAATCGAGCCTTGTTTCCAATAAATTAGGCTTACCGATCTGAATGAGATCGTGAAACGGGTCCCAGGACTTTACATCTCAGCCCAACAGAAATTCTagtaaatttaaaatattttattgaaagaatatTGCTACAAATTTACAAggagataattacaaataagAGTTGTCATATGAGCAAAAACGAATCCAATACTTTGAGCAAATGCAGCCATCATACCAGCAGTTTTCTGCATCATCTTATCTTCACCTGCCGCTCTggagagaaaacaaaaattgaaCTGCCCTAGTAGCGAAATATTtgatgtattgaaatattagcGAAAGATTCTCAAATTCAGTGACTTACTGTTTTGCGTAAACCATCGTGAGACCAGCAGCGTGACCATTCGCTACTGTATAAACTATCAGGACAAACCAGAACAACCAATCATTGAAGAATACGACAGGtacattacccctattaccaGGTCTATAGTTACACAGTAAAAAGAATGGAATCGCCAAAAGTCGAAGCCAAACTGTCAATCCCATGTATTTAGCGGAGGGCTGAAAACATACGAATCGATTGACTTTTATTGTTAGTTGTTGGAGATTAGGGATAGAGAcaagaggcagaggcagaggcagaggcagaggcagagggagagagagagggagagggagagggagaggagagagaggagggagagggagagggaggagggagagggagaggagagagagggagagggatagggagaggagagggagagggagagggggagggagaggggaggggaggggagggggaggggatagggggagggagggagagagggagagggagggagagaggaggctgagggagagaggaggcaGAGGGAGAGTTTTACCTTTGGGAACGGAAAACTCATTAAACCACCGGTGATGTTACAAATGCTgaacattatatatataacatcCGAATAAAGATGGCCTGAAAAAAGAGGAAAGTATTacataattactgatacttaCAAGAGGAATTGGTTGTTGTGGAACTTACTTGGAATGAAGAAATTTGGGTCGCATTGTTCGATTTCTACTAATATTGCCGGATAAAGAGCGAGTGACACCACTCGTAGTAACCACACATCAAACAGATTATACCAAGTCTGGCTTGGGAAAAATAGAGCGCATTATTTTAATTCACGAGCACAGATTCTGTGTtgaatttgtttgaaaatataattcattcgACTTTCTGTAAGTGATACTGTGTAAACCAGTCGAAGTCAGTTGAAACAACGCCTTCATCGGAACCAAGAAAGATATGAACCAATCTTGAATGGTTCAACATTTTCATGGGGATTTAACAAATTTCTTTCTCAGAAGAATGTTTGCGTTAAGTGAGAgcatttgcaataaaaaagATGGCAGCGTTATAACGGACTTTGTCTGTATTCTACGTATTGTAAAACAGTTTGTAAACCTTTTTGAATGTTTTCATATACGGTAATCCTTCATAAGTGGATAATCTTTCTTCCGTTGTATTCGACTTTGGTTTGTACATAGATCTGAAATAAAGCTAGAATAGAATGCAGCGTGTGAATGATATTGTTCGCTCTGGTGCTGATAATGAAACCTATTCGAATCgattcattacaaaatttatcaaattgaaGTAAACATCTTTTTGTAACTTACTGAACAGGGTAGTGACAGATAGAAAATGAAACACAATAAACAAACTAGTATTGCTgagataaagaaaaatattcctGCAGTTCTTGGTGGAGCTCctgatgaaagaaaaaaaacagtacATATAcactaatatgaaatatacattcCTCATTAAATTCCTCATAATTCTTTGGTTGATTTACCTGTTTTTGTCACAACCATTAGGATTGAAGTGATCAAGCCTGACGATATCTATGGTATATGTGAGTataagataatgatgatatatccTGGATATAAAACTGGGTATAAACTTGATTCATTTTACATACCATACCTGTCCAGTCATAGTAGCATTCAGGAATCTGGATGGAAACTGGGCGATGATACCGAAATAACAGTTTCCCCAAACACCAGTGCACACTGAAACGTGTCATTTCACGGtatcaataatttttttctgatatctGCTCATTATaagtattttgaaatgagtcCGGATTTGAACAACTAAAATCAACAGTCTACATCACCGTGAGCATAACTAATACTCACTATTTATGAGAGCAATTATCACTAGTGTTATGAAGAAAAACGTCTCTTCGACTTCAAAAAAGGAAACATATTTTCAGCATAAGCAATACATCATGATAAGAAGGCAGTGTTTATTTGGTTCAAAAACTTACAGTCAGTTGTGTCAATAATAGCGAATGCGACAGTAACACCAAACAAACCACTCATTATTAATATACTCGCTGTTATTCGACCGTTTGCGTTCGCGCtttaaaatcaatcatataaacatattatatacatatctaACTCACTgaatactgctgctgctgctgctgctgctgctgctgctgctgctgctgctgctgctgctgctgctgctgctgctgctgctgctgctgctgctgctgctgctgctgctgctgctgctgctgctgctgctgctgctgctgctgctgctgctgctgttgaaaTATGTCTACTTACTTTCCTGTTTTTTCAGTGAATAAATTCAGAAAGTTTAATATCGCGTTCGGTATTTGTGAAGCTAATCCGGCATAACTGAGAAAATTAATTCTATAATCTGCATTTCCGGCTGGTAATAGTTTATAATCtataaaatactgaaaatcaaagTTTTAACATGCAGTAAGGTGACAAAAGGTCACGACGATAACATTATCCTTatcaattatcatttgaaGTGAAGAAAAATGTTCCACGTATTTTCTCAGTAAACTTACAGCCTTTGAACACATGAATAGATTCCAGGGTAAAAGTAAACCAATTCCCTCTATTAATGCTATGATAAACACATAGTTATATCTGAAACATTCATATTCATGGTTATATTTTTTACTTTGGGcaacgaaaagaaaataacaaGATCTTCATAGTATATATACTATAGACACATACATTCCTGTTATTTTTCTAAaagtgttttgtttttttaaacttaCTTGTCGTCAATAGTTTTAGTTCCATTTTGAACCAATAATAAACTCGTTgtttcatcatcgtcatcattttCTCTGATTTCACTCGGTCCAATTTTCATCGTTGAATTGTCATAATAAACATCATATTTTcgtcttttatttctatcccGTTTTTTGTTAGTTGTCGGTTTTGCATCAATATCAGATTCCTCGTAATCCGTAGGTGGCATCGTTATATTAATCGATAAACTCTAATCAGTGAaatatgatgaattattttcaaaaggaaTAGCACATTCTCACTCGAGTATGAATTGTCTATGTTTGATTTATCGGAAACACACAACGCACTAAACATCAGTTAATACTGACCTCGGTTTTTATACTGATAAAACATAAAGCACTTCGTCACAGACGCTCCAATCAGATTGAATCTTATGGAAAGTTCATATAGCGTGTTATTGTCTTATCATTAAAGATAACAAAAACTAACAAAATGCTTACCTCGGCGTTTATATGCATAAGCAAAAACGTCTATAATTGACTTAACTTTCATTTGATGCTTTTCAAACTAtgggaaaatgattttgtgcCCCGCTGTCACCACTATAGTGGCTGAACTCTGAATATTGTAGAATTTCGTGTGGGGAAGTACCACCATTTCAGGCCCGTAGCGTGGGGGTGGGGGTGGGGGTGGGGGTGCGGGGATGCGTACGCTACGGCCCAGCATTTTAGCATTAACCTTGACCCGGGCACGCAACTCGTTAGGAGGATTTGACTGTAAGGTTCAAATCTCAACTAAAAGAATCAATTCTCATTGATAACAATagatcagggtccagttccacagttctgagttaagatttgactccgggttaaaacattgaaaatgaactaactttaactcagagttaactctaactcacaactgtggaactgggtcctgggttCTTTAATATCTTCTTTTTAAGCCACTGTTCTTCAGACCTGACTGTGCCTATATCCGGTATCAACTCTCTCAAACAACATAAtgagtttatttcagaaaaagtCACTGTAGGAATTCAGAAAAATATAGATTCTTTATTAACGAGTTTTTCTGCTACAAATTAACAAGAACATAATTACAAATAAGAGTTACAATATGAGCGCAAACGAATCCCATACTTTGAGCAAATGCAGCCATCATACCAGCAGTTTTCTGCATCATCTTATCTTCACCTGCCGCTCTGGAAATTACAAAACTCACTCTGTTACATCTTCATACACAGCGTTACTTAAAGTTATAACGTGTTACATTgaaattacaattacaattacaattacaattagtttattgctccacaaaatttacatttgCACAGAGCACAAAAAACAGGTTCATACATTGTACACGTATCCATGCAGTTTACAGAATTCATACAAACACGGtttaaatgaaaagaaatacatGAATACTTATCAATCAACAATAGCTTAAGGCGGGCATTGAACAGTACATATTTAATATGAGTTAGAGAAACTTTGATCCTTGCTGTATAAAGCGAGACAGGTTACAGAGCTGTTTGCCCTTAGAATTTAATAATTGTATCAGTTTGAAGGCATTTGGCAaagcaaatttcattgatcgaTCATTGCATAGAATTTAAGTTGCATTTTCGATCACTTACTGTTTCGCGTAAACCATTGTGGGCCCATTCGCATGACCGCCCGCTAACGCAAAGATTATCATCgcgaaccagaacaaccaatCATTGAAGAATACGACAGGtacattacccct
It includes:
- the LOC141898615 gene encoding equilibrative nucleoside transporter 3-like — encoded protein: MPPTDYEESDIDAKPTTNKKRDRNKRRKYDVYYDNSTMKIGPSEIRENDDDDETTSLLLVQNGTKTIDDKYNYVFIIALIEGIGLLLPWNLFMCSKAYFIDYKLLPAGNADYRINFLSYAGLASQIPNAILNFLNLFTEKTGNANANGRITASILIMSGLFGVTVAFAIIDTTDFEETFFFITLVIIALINMCTGVWGNCYFGIIAQFPSRFLNATMTGQISSGLITSILMVVTKTGAPPRTAGIFFFISAILVCLLCFIFYLSLPCSLYFRSMYKPKSNTTEERLSTYEGLPYMKTFKKTWYNLFDVWLLRVVSLALYPAILVEIEQCDPNFFIPSHLYSDVIYIMFSICNITGGLMSFPFPKPSAKYMGLTVWLRLLAIPFFLLCNYRPGNRGNVPVVFFNDWLFWFVLIVYTVANGHAAGLTMVYAKQAAGEDKMMQKTAGMMAAFAQSIGFVFAHMTTLICNYLLVNL